One Parashewanella spongiae genomic window, GCCGGTAGCCATAATGTTTCCCAACTCGCTTTCGTCAAACTGCCCAGCGTCCAAAACAAAACTGCTGAAGCTGCCTGTGCTTTTGCAAAATACAGTAATAAGCTACTCATGGCACTAAACATAAAGGAAACCGCTACCCCTGCCAGTAACATTCTCTCTATTTGGCGATTGATACCAAATCCCGCTAATGCCAGCACGAGCACTACTGATATTCCAGCGCCAATAAACGCAGCTGTTGATAGTCCGACTGATGACCAAATACTGGTTTGAATCACACTGGACACCAAGACAGTTAAATATAAAACCGCACCAAAAGAAGCCCCTGAGCTGATACCTATCAAATATGGATCGGCCAATGGGTTACGCGTAACAGTTTGCAGAGCGTATCCCGAAATGGCTAATCCCGCACCTGCGATAATAGCCAGCATAATCCTCGGTAATCTCAGTTCAAGTACAATTTGGCTGAGTAAATAATTGGAATCGGTCACTGTCTCAGCTCCTGTAAGCCAATGAGTTATCACTGTAAATACTTGAGATAAATTAATTTTTGCTGCACCAAAACTGGCCGATAGCACAATGCTCGCCAGCAAGAATAGAACACTAGCTAACAATGGAATATTTTGTGAAATCACTAACTTTTTTAAAGTCACAGACTCTCCGCTTCTGCAGTCGATTGCATTG contains:
- a CDS encoding FecCD family ABC transporter permease, translating into MTLKKLVISQNIPLLASVLFLLASIVLSASFGAAKINLSQVFTVITHWLTGAETVTDSNYLLSQIVLELRLPRIMLAIIAGAGLAISGYALQTVTRNPLADPYLIGISSGASFGAVLYLTVLVSSVIQTSIWSSVGLSTAAFIGAGISVVLVLALAGFGINRQIERMLLAGVAVSFMFSAMSSLLLYFAKAQAASAVLFWTLGSLTKASWETLWLPALIVCFALSMLLLFRRDISALLLGDETAHTLGINVARLRLGVLLLCSVVTATIVAHCGGIAFVGLMIPHTVRLLFPNQMSFLLVATLGASFLIWVDVLARTALATQELPVGIITAAIGSLFFLGILARKNKKR